From a region of the Euwallacea similis isolate ESF13 chromosome 3, ESF131.1, whole genome shotgun sequence genome:
- the LOC136419799 gene encoding putative leucine-rich repeat-containing protein DDB_G0290503 isoform X1 yields the protein MSDTDDTDDLLLIPPDFFLVHSEPEPPYYTIVDSLIKQVSDLRDRIEGIEYMSDVSLNSLINPTTKQQSLDLEKSNKMFDLKPISRRKYYSNDDLYQPWSTQSTPQKPHEKIQLNSLPNSPSTHIAKKSMVKFNTPQKSLPSLLSKRSPTEETEVLNEIDTFISNVKSIQRNHAVRNLESAFSNLENKQISSKPNKDIGNTGKLLHGEKDVKESVSEPNKQLEKMYKEKLENNAVPSERFSKVNAWQCGDNIESVPDYGAGIRDLLYKQKKVKDIPIRQSHVQPIFQASSSTTTNINSTITSFNESSPGSSESTQLTAYNRLNKQGGINKFSQELFQRKVVQPENDERQNLESTDFAKVCEERNELLQSPLHDNALAALNMHKQLLENSNLISNDEKLQKKRNINTLSDNLALLNLADIWGTGQVPATTLAQKVQEEKLRRQHCEHLIQELQSKNLELQQKLAVAIQVDQTKNQSIEQLGATLEITSLKLKKLNEEKTLWEIEVGRMQNQFSVEIESANQKIAYYETEATKCLSVTQENKEKMSLLEKRCMDLQSELQQNEMKFKELQASYQKEYEKNKKLADIISLKEIELNENKNVLNNAREEVAQSRKAIEVCQSEFTLLKDECSLLQSELRDNKNTILNLTEQKKKLTNELTIYKSNEQIYKTNEKTLKEALEQSKHKLENTKVELRNFYQGQLELIVENKRKEMQNQLDQENQNNLEEIKRKELSMAKTAANHIKEISEKCALETRLLEQKHQEEIRLYQVQMSQKDKELEYLQSKLAHLPEKRAEIAKKLQKVMEDQWNEALKMISGSSSPLSNEQSAPTTITLPSKQFPILASTNEQLKKENTQNVAEYDETPVSSRVTKQGESEIQKYINMLLNRLPGNPIEETKDKPHYGQQRASWNVPDLESQNRYDDASARPLDRKTGKPPWK from the exons ATGAGCGATACTGATGATACCGACGACTTATTACTTATTCCCCCTGACTTCTTTCTGGTGCATTCAGAACCCGAACCTCCATATTATACTATTGTAGATAGTTTGATCAAACag GTTTCAGACCTCCGTGATCGAATTGAAGGTATTGAATACATGTCAGATGTGAGTCTTAATAGTCTCATAAATCCCACAACAAAGCAACAATCATTGGATTTGGAAAAGAGCAATAAGATGTTTGATCTTAAGCCAATATCTCGGCGAAAGTACTATAGCAATGATGATTTATATCAACCATGGAGTACTCAGAGCACTCCACAGAAACCACATGAAAAGATTCAACTCAATTCATTACCAAATTCTCCCAGTACTCATATTGCTAAAAAGAGCATGGTCAAATTTAATACCCCTCAGAAATCTT tacCAAGTTTATTGTCAAAACGAAGCCCTACAGAAGAAACTGAAGTGCTTAATGAAATAGATACTTTTATATCAAATGTGAAAAGTATTCAAAGAAATCATGCAGTTAGAAATCTTGAAAGTGCATTTAGCAACttggaaaataaacaaattagttCAAAACCTAATAAAGACATAGGTAATACTGGTAAATTGTTACATGGTGAAAAGGATGTTAAAGAATCAGTTTCTGAACCAAATAAACAActggaaaaaatgtataaagaAAAACTAGAAAATAATGCGGTGCCAAGTGAAAGATTTTCTAAGGTAAATGCATGGCAATGTGGAGATAATATCGAGAGTGTTCCTGATTATGGTGCTg GTATAAGAGatcttttatataaacaaaaaaaagtcaaagacATTCCCATAAGACAAAGTCATGTACAGCCAATTTTCCAAGCATCATCTAGCACGACtacaaatattaattcaacTATTACAAGTTTTAATGAGTCTAGTCCTGGTAGTTCTGAGTCGACTCAATTAACAGCCTACAATCGCCTCAACAAGCAAGGTGGAATAAACAAATTCAGTCAAGAATTATTTCAGCGGAAGGTTGTACAGCCTGAG aATGACGAAAGACAAAACCTTGAAAGCACGGATTTTGCAAAGGTATGTGAGGAACGGAATGAATTATTGCAGAGCCCTCTACATGATAATGCCTTAGCTGCCTTAAATATGCATAAACAGCTGctagaaaattcaaatcttatttcaaatgatgAGAAACTACAAAAGAAAAG AAACATAAATACTTTAAGCGACAATTTGGCTCTTTTGAATCTTGCCGATATTTGGGGTACTGGACAGGTACCTGCAACCACATTAGCCCAAAAAGTTCAAGAAGAAAAACTTAGACGTCAG CATTGTGAACATTTAATTCAAGAGCTGCAAAGCAAAAATCTGGAATTACAGCAAAAGCTGGCGGTTGCCATTCAAGTGGATCAAACGAAAAACCAATCGATAGAACAACTTGGAGCCACGCTAGAAATAacttccttaaaattaaagaaattgaatGAAGAGAAGACATTGTGGGAGATAGAAGTGGGAAGAatgcaaaatcaattttcagttgaaattGAATCAGCTAATCAA AAAATTGCATATTATGAAACGGAAGCCACAAAGTGCTTGAGTGTTACTCAAGAGAATAAGGAGAAAATGTCTCTTTTAGAGAAGCGTTGTATGGATTTACAATCAGAGCTTcaacaaaatgaaatgaaatttaaggAATTGCAAGCAAGTTATCAAAAGGagtatgagaaaaataaaaaattagctgATATAATTAGTctgaaagaaattgaattgaatgaa aacaaaaatgtcttaaacAATGCACGTGAGGAAGTAGCACAGAGCCGGAAAGCTATCGAAGTTTGTCAATCAGAATTTACTTTACTGAAGGACGAGTGTTCACTGCTGCAGTCAGAGCTGAGAGACAATAAAAACACAATTCTAAACTTAACGgaacagaaaaagaaattgaccaATGAACTTACAATTTACAAGAGTAACgaacaaatttacaaaactaacGAG aaaacattaaaagagGCGTTAGAACAATCCAAacataaattagaaaatacgAAAGTAGAATTGCGTAACTTCTATCAAGGACAATTGGAACTTATAGTTGAAAACAAAAGGAAAGAAATGCAAAATCAGTTGGATCAAGAAAACCAGAATAATTTGGAAGAAATTAAGAGAAAAGAGTTGTCAATGGCTAAGACGGCTGCAAATCacatcaaagaaatatctgaAAA GTGCGCCTTAGAAACGAGGTTACTGGAACAAAAACATCAAGAAGAGATTAGACTTTACCAAGTGCAAATGTCGCAAAAAGACAAAGAACTCGAATATTTACAGAGTAAACTTGCGCATCTTCCAGAGAAGAGGGCGGAAATTGCCAAAAAACTGCAGAAGGTTATGGAGGATCAGTGGAACGAGGCTCTTAAAATGATTAGTGGCAGTTCTAGTCCACTCAGTAACGAACAG aGTGCACCAACGACAATAACATTACCGTCAAAACAGTTCCCAATCTTAGCAAGCACTAAtgagcaattaaaaaaagaaaatactcAAAATGTGGCCGAATATGATGAAACTCCTGTTTCAAGTCGAGTTACCAAACAGGGTGAaagtgaaattcaaaaatatattaatatg TTATTGAATCGGCTACCAGGAAACCCAATTGAGGAAACTAAAGATAAACCCCACTATGGCCAACAAAGAGCATCATGGAATGTTCCT gatCTCGAAAGCCAAAATAGGTATGATGATGCAAGTGCCAGACCGTTGGATAGGAAAACCGGTAAACCTCCATGGAAATAA
- the LOC136419799 gene encoding putative leucine-rich repeat-containing protein DDB_G0290503 isoform X3, translating into MMIYINHGVLRALHRNHMKRFNSIHYQILPVLILLKRAWSNLIPLRNLVIPSLLSKRSPTEETEVLNEIDTFISNVKSIQRNHAVRNLESAFSNLENKQISSKPNKDIGNTGKLLHGEKDVKESVSEPNKQLEKMYKEKLENNAVPSERFSKVNAWQCGDNIESVPDYGAGIRDLLYKQKKVKDIPIRQSHVQPIFQASSSTTTNINSTITSFNESSPGSSESTQLTAYNRLNKQGGINKFSQELFQRKVVQPENDERQNLESTDFAKVCEERNELLQSPLHDNALAALNMHKQLLENSNLISNDEKLQKKRNINTLSDNLALLNLADIWGTGQVPATTLAQKVQEEKLRRQHCEHLIQELQSKNLELQQKLAVAIQVDQTKNQSIEQLGATLEITSLKLKKLNEEKTLWEIEVGRMQNQFSVEIESANQKIAYYETEATKCLSVTQENKEKMSLLEKRCMDLQSELQQNEMKFKELQASYQKEYEKNKKLADIISLKEIELNENKNVLNNAREEVAQSRKAIEVCQSEFTLLKDECSLLQSELRDNKNTILNLTEQKKKLTNELTIYKSNEQIYKTNEKTLKEALEQSKHKLENTKVELRNFYQGQLELIVENKRKEMQNQLDQENQNNLEEIKRKELSMAKTAANHIKEISEKCALETRLLEQKHQEEIRLYQVQMSQKDKELEYLQSKLAHLPEKRAEIAKKLQKVMEDQWNEALKMISGSSSPLSNEQSAPTTITLPSKQFPILASTNEQLKKENTQNVAEYDETPVSSRVTKQGESEIQKYINMLLNRLPGNPIEETKDKPHYGQQRASWNVPDLESQNRYDDASARPLDRKTGKPPWK; encoded by the exons ATGATGATTTATATCAACCATGGAGTACTCAGAGCACTCCACAGAAACCACATGAAAAGATTCAACTCAATTCATTACCAAATTCTCCCAGTACTCATATTGCTAAAAAGAGCATGGTCAAATTTAATACCCCTCAGAAATCTTGTAA tacCAAGTTTATTGTCAAAACGAAGCCCTACAGAAGAAACTGAAGTGCTTAATGAAATAGATACTTTTATATCAAATGTGAAAAGTATTCAAAGAAATCATGCAGTTAGAAATCTTGAAAGTGCATTTAGCAACttggaaaataaacaaattagttCAAAACCTAATAAAGACATAGGTAATACTGGTAAATTGTTACATGGTGAAAAGGATGTTAAAGAATCAGTTTCTGAACCAAATAAACAActggaaaaaatgtataaagaAAAACTAGAAAATAATGCGGTGCCAAGTGAAAGATTTTCTAAGGTAAATGCATGGCAATGTGGAGATAATATCGAGAGTGTTCCTGATTATGGTGCTg GTATAAGAGatcttttatataaacaaaaaaaagtcaaagacATTCCCATAAGACAAAGTCATGTACAGCCAATTTTCCAAGCATCATCTAGCACGACtacaaatattaattcaacTATTACAAGTTTTAATGAGTCTAGTCCTGGTAGTTCTGAGTCGACTCAATTAACAGCCTACAATCGCCTCAACAAGCAAGGTGGAATAAACAAATTCAGTCAAGAATTATTTCAGCGGAAGGTTGTACAGCCTGAG aATGACGAAAGACAAAACCTTGAAAGCACGGATTTTGCAAAGGTATGTGAGGAACGGAATGAATTATTGCAGAGCCCTCTACATGATAATGCCTTAGCTGCCTTAAATATGCATAAACAGCTGctagaaaattcaaatcttatttcaaatgatgAGAAACTACAAAAGAAAAG AAACATAAATACTTTAAGCGACAATTTGGCTCTTTTGAATCTTGCCGATATTTGGGGTACTGGACAGGTACCTGCAACCACATTAGCCCAAAAAGTTCAAGAAGAAAAACTTAGACGTCAG CATTGTGAACATTTAATTCAAGAGCTGCAAAGCAAAAATCTGGAATTACAGCAAAAGCTGGCGGTTGCCATTCAAGTGGATCAAACGAAAAACCAATCGATAGAACAACTTGGAGCCACGCTAGAAATAacttccttaaaattaaagaaattgaatGAAGAGAAGACATTGTGGGAGATAGAAGTGGGAAGAatgcaaaatcaattttcagttgaaattGAATCAGCTAATCAA AAAATTGCATATTATGAAACGGAAGCCACAAAGTGCTTGAGTGTTACTCAAGAGAATAAGGAGAAAATGTCTCTTTTAGAGAAGCGTTGTATGGATTTACAATCAGAGCTTcaacaaaatgaaatgaaatttaaggAATTGCAAGCAAGTTATCAAAAGGagtatgagaaaaataaaaaattagctgATATAATTAGTctgaaagaaattgaattgaatgaa aacaaaaatgtcttaaacAATGCACGTGAGGAAGTAGCACAGAGCCGGAAAGCTATCGAAGTTTGTCAATCAGAATTTACTTTACTGAAGGACGAGTGTTCACTGCTGCAGTCAGAGCTGAGAGACAATAAAAACACAATTCTAAACTTAACGgaacagaaaaagaaattgaccaATGAACTTACAATTTACAAGAGTAACgaacaaatttacaaaactaacGAG aaaacattaaaagagGCGTTAGAACAATCCAAacataaattagaaaatacgAAAGTAGAATTGCGTAACTTCTATCAAGGACAATTGGAACTTATAGTTGAAAACAAAAGGAAAGAAATGCAAAATCAGTTGGATCAAGAAAACCAGAATAATTTGGAAGAAATTAAGAGAAAAGAGTTGTCAATGGCTAAGACGGCTGCAAATCacatcaaagaaatatctgaAAA GTGCGCCTTAGAAACGAGGTTACTGGAACAAAAACATCAAGAAGAGATTAGACTTTACCAAGTGCAAATGTCGCAAAAAGACAAAGAACTCGAATATTTACAGAGTAAACTTGCGCATCTTCCAGAGAAGAGGGCGGAAATTGCCAAAAAACTGCAGAAGGTTATGGAGGATCAGTGGAACGAGGCTCTTAAAATGATTAGTGGCAGTTCTAGTCCACTCAGTAACGAACAG aGTGCACCAACGACAATAACATTACCGTCAAAACAGTTCCCAATCTTAGCAAGCACTAAtgagcaattaaaaaaagaaaatactcAAAATGTGGCCGAATATGATGAAACTCCTGTTTCAAGTCGAGTTACCAAACAGGGTGAaagtgaaattcaaaaatatattaatatg TTATTGAATCGGCTACCAGGAAACCCAATTGAGGAAACTAAAGATAAACCCCACTATGGCCAACAAAGAGCATCATGGAATGTTCCT gatCTCGAAAGCCAAAATAGGTATGATGATGCAAGTGCCAGACCGTTGGATAGGAAAACCGGTAAACCTCCATGGAAATAA
- the LOC136419799 gene encoding putative leucine-rich repeat-containing protein DDB_G0290503 isoform X2, producing MSDTDDTDDLLLIPPDFFLVHSEPEPPYYTIVDSLIKQVSDLRDRIEGIEYMSDVSLNSLINPTTKQQSLDLEKSNKMFDLKPISRRKYYSNDDLYQPWSTQSTPQKPHEKIQLNSLPNSPSTHIAKKSMVKFNTPQKSLPSLLSKRSPTEETEVLNEIDTFISNVKSIQRNHAVRNLESAFSNLENKQISSKPNKDIGNTGKLLHGEKDVKESVSEPNKQLEKMYKEKLENNAVPSERFSKVNAWQCGDNIESVPDYGAGIRDLLYKQKKVKDIPIRQSHVQPIFQASSSTTTNINSTITSFNESSPGSSESTQLTAYNRLNKQGGINKFSQELFQRKVVQPENDERQNLESTDFAKVCEERNELLQSPLHDNALAALNMHKQLLENSNLISNDEKLQKKRNINTLSDNLALLNLADIWGTGQVPATTLAQKVQEEKLRRQHCEHLIQELQSKNLELQQKLAVAIQVDQTKNQSIEQLGATLEITSLKLKKLNEEKTLWEIEVGRMQNQFSVEIESANQKIAYYETEATKCLSVTQENKEKMSLLEKRCMDLQSELQQNEMKFKELQASYQKEYEKNKKLADIISLKEIELNENKNVLNNAREEVAQSRKAIEVCQSEFTLLKDECSLLQSELRDNKNTILNLTEQKKKLTNELTIYKSNEQIYKTNEKTLKEALEQSKHKLENTKVELRNFYQGQLELIVENKRKEMQNQLDQENQNNLEEIKRKELSMAKTAANHIKEISEKCALETRLLEQKHQEEIRLYQVQMSQKDKELEYLQSKLAHLPEKRAEIAKKLQKVMEDQWNEALKMISGSSSPLSNEQSAPTTITLPSKQFPILASTNEQLKKENTQNVAEYDETPVSSRVTKQGESEIQKYINMLLNRLPGNPIEETKDKPHYGQQRASWNVPVRSRKPK from the exons ATGAGCGATACTGATGATACCGACGACTTATTACTTATTCCCCCTGACTTCTTTCTGGTGCATTCAGAACCCGAACCTCCATATTATACTATTGTAGATAGTTTGATCAAACag GTTTCAGACCTCCGTGATCGAATTGAAGGTATTGAATACATGTCAGATGTGAGTCTTAATAGTCTCATAAATCCCACAACAAAGCAACAATCATTGGATTTGGAAAAGAGCAATAAGATGTTTGATCTTAAGCCAATATCTCGGCGAAAGTACTATAGCAATGATGATTTATATCAACCATGGAGTACTCAGAGCACTCCACAGAAACCACATGAAAAGATTCAACTCAATTCATTACCAAATTCTCCCAGTACTCATATTGCTAAAAAGAGCATGGTCAAATTTAATACCCCTCAGAAATCTT tacCAAGTTTATTGTCAAAACGAAGCCCTACAGAAGAAACTGAAGTGCTTAATGAAATAGATACTTTTATATCAAATGTGAAAAGTATTCAAAGAAATCATGCAGTTAGAAATCTTGAAAGTGCATTTAGCAACttggaaaataaacaaattagttCAAAACCTAATAAAGACATAGGTAATACTGGTAAATTGTTACATGGTGAAAAGGATGTTAAAGAATCAGTTTCTGAACCAAATAAACAActggaaaaaatgtataaagaAAAACTAGAAAATAATGCGGTGCCAAGTGAAAGATTTTCTAAGGTAAATGCATGGCAATGTGGAGATAATATCGAGAGTGTTCCTGATTATGGTGCTg GTATAAGAGatcttttatataaacaaaaaaaagtcaaagacATTCCCATAAGACAAAGTCATGTACAGCCAATTTTCCAAGCATCATCTAGCACGACtacaaatattaattcaacTATTACAAGTTTTAATGAGTCTAGTCCTGGTAGTTCTGAGTCGACTCAATTAACAGCCTACAATCGCCTCAACAAGCAAGGTGGAATAAACAAATTCAGTCAAGAATTATTTCAGCGGAAGGTTGTACAGCCTGAG aATGACGAAAGACAAAACCTTGAAAGCACGGATTTTGCAAAGGTATGTGAGGAACGGAATGAATTATTGCAGAGCCCTCTACATGATAATGCCTTAGCTGCCTTAAATATGCATAAACAGCTGctagaaaattcaaatcttatttcaaatgatgAGAAACTACAAAAGAAAAG AAACATAAATACTTTAAGCGACAATTTGGCTCTTTTGAATCTTGCCGATATTTGGGGTACTGGACAGGTACCTGCAACCACATTAGCCCAAAAAGTTCAAGAAGAAAAACTTAGACGTCAG CATTGTGAACATTTAATTCAAGAGCTGCAAAGCAAAAATCTGGAATTACAGCAAAAGCTGGCGGTTGCCATTCAAGTGGATCAAACGAAAAACCAATCGATAGAACAACTTGGAGCCACGCTAGAAATAacttccttaaaattaaagaaattgaatGAAGAGAAGACATTGTGGGAGATAGAAGTGGGAAGAatgcaaaatcaattttcagttgaaattGAATCAGCTAATCAA AAAATTGCATATTATGAAACGGAAGCCACAAAGTGCTTGAGTGTTACTCAAGAGAATAAGGAGAAAATGTCTCTTTTAGAGAAGCGTTGTATGGATTTACAATCAGAGCTTcaacaaaatgaaatgaaatttaaggAATTGCAAGCAAGTTATCAAAAGGagtatgagaaaaataaaaaattagctgATATAATTAGTctgaaagaaattgaattgaatgaa aacaaaaatgtcttaaacAATGCACGTGAGGAAGTAGCACAGAGCCGGAAAGCTATCGAAGTTTGTCAATCAGAATTTACTTTACTGAAGGACGAGTGTTCACTGCTGCAGTCAGAGCTGAGAGACAATAAAAACACAATTCTAAACTTAACGgaacagaaaaagaaattgaccaATGAACTTACAATTTACAAGAGTAACgaacaaatttacaaaactaacGAG aaaacattaaaagagGCGTTAGAACAATCCAAacataaattagaaaatacgAAAGTAGAATTGCGTAACTTCTATCAAGGACAATTGGAACTTATAGTTGAAAACAAAAGGAAAGAAATGCAAAATCAGTTGGATCAAGAAAACCAGAATAATTTGGAAGAAATTAAGAGAAAAGAGTTGTCAATGGCTAAGACGGCTGCAAATCacatcaaagaaatatctgaAAA GTGCGCCTTAGAAACGAGGTTACTGGAACAAAAACATCAAGAAGAGATTAGACTTTACCAAGTGCAAATGTCGCAAAAAGACAAAGAACTCGAATATTTACAGAGTAAACTTGCGCATCTTCCAGAGAAGAGGGCGGAAATTGCCAAAAAACTGCAGAAGGTTATGGAGGATCAGTGGAACGAGGCTCTTAAAATGATTAGTGGCAGTTCTAGTCCACTCAGTAACGAACAG aGTGCACCAACGACAATAACATTACCGTCAAAACAGTTCCCAATCTTAGCAAGCACTAAtgagcaattaaaaaaagaaaatactcAAAATGTGGCCGAATATGATGAAACTCCTGTTTCAAGTCGAGTTACCAAACAGGGTGAaagtgaaattcaaaaatatattaatatg TTATTGAATCGGCTACCAGGAAACCCAATTGAGGAAACTAAAGATAAACCCCACTATGGCCAACAAAGAGCATCATGGAATGTTCCTGTAA gatCTCGAAAGCCAAAATAG
- the mRpL11 gene encoding large ribosomal subunit protein uL11m — protein sequence MSKAAARLKSMKKVVTDKVVHGKMVTNIPAGLAAAGPPLGPMLGQRGVNIAAFCKEFNEKTKEIKTGIPLPTRMTVNPDRSFNLVIHQPPVVYFLKQAAGIQRAAMHGNEIAGKVTLKHVYEIAKIKSSDPPLQIYSLERICNMVVGIARSCGIEVVKDLDATEYGEFLKERAVIVEQQKKELQEKKEAKLLRAG from the exons atgtctaaagCCGCTGCAAGATTGAAATCCATGAAAAAGGTGGTTACTGATAAAGTAGTTCATGGAAAAATGGTAACAAACATACCTGCTGGCCTTGCAGCAGCAGGACCTCCTTTAGGACCTATGCTTGGCCAG CGAGGAGTTAACATAGCAGCTTTTTGTAAGGAGTTTAATGAGAAAaccaaagaaataaaaacaggAATTCCTCTACCTACAAGAATGACTGTAAATCCAGATAGAAGTTTTAATCTAGTTATCCATCAGCCCCCTGTAGTTTACTTTTTAAAGCAAGCTGCTGGTATCCAAAGAGCTGCAATGCATGGAAATG aaaTAGCGGGTAAAGTGACGCTTAAACATGTGtatgaaatagcaaaaatcaaaagtagCGATCCTCCTTTGCAAATTTACTCTTTGGAACGTATATGCAATATGGTAGTAGGAATAGCAAG GTCATGTGGCATTGAAGTTGTAAAAGATTTAGATGCCACAGAATATGGAGAATTCCTAAAAGAGAGGGCAGTCATAGTGGAACAACAGAAAAAAGAActgcaagaaaaaaaagaagccAAATTATTACGAGCAggttga
- the sro gene encoding D-beta-hydroxybutyrate dehydrogenase, mitochondrial, which yields MGSLSKSAKACFEIMNELYTALGAGLLGMGVLLRHGFQSHQTIKCFSVVGITAACLAFVFTREKQKIVANKKKVVIITGCDSGLGFSLAQHAAECGFTVIATFLSLDSKGSNEIKRLYGGYIIQIQLDITDSTSIQNAVQTMEHYFSKNAGYCLHALINNAGVMVFGEFEWQTEKLIKHQIDVNLLGTLKFTNAFCYLLRQHKGRIITVSSHCALANLPGITVYGATKAALSSWTDGLRIEMAKYGVQVISFIPGSFTTESNIMGRQLQNVQEMHENFTEEQHQFYSDYFKRYNIYLSFITPPPEPHKIQDEKLFKVFENTLLDKYPDTVYKHEPLRYKFYHFLFKFSPVQLRDYFVTKFMLMPEYKSDNLSEDDFEDLGGD from the exons ATGGGTTCTCTCTCAAAGTCTGCAAAAGCTTGTTTCGAAATAATGAATGAGCTCTACACCGCCCTTGGAGCGGGTTTGTTGGGAATGGGAGTGCTTCTCCGACATGGGTTTCAGTCACACCAAACCATAAAGTGTTTCTCAGTTGTTGGGATAACTGCTGCTTGTCTGGCCTTTGTATTTACTCGGGAGAAGCAGAAGATTGTAGCAAACAAGAAGAAAGTTGTTATTATCACTGGATGTGATTCAG GTCTTGGCTTTTCCCTGGCCCAACATGCAGCTGAATGTGGCTTTACTGTGATAGCaacttttttaagtttagatTCAAAGGGATCTAATGAAATCAAAAGGTTATATGGAGGATATATTATCCAAATTCAACTTGATATTACTGACAGCACAAGTATTCAGAATGCAGTACAAACTATGGAACATTACTTTAGTAAAAATGCTGGCTATT GTCTTCACGCTTTAATTAATAATGCGGGTGTAATGGTTTTTGGAGAATTCGAATGGCAAACTGAAAAACTCATAAAACACCAAATAGACGTGAATCTTCTTgggactttaaaatttaccaatGCCTTCTGTTATTTACTGAGGCAACATAAAG GTCGAATTATTACTGTGTCCAGCCATTGTGCCCTGGCAAATCTACCAGGCATTACTGTATATGGAGCCACAAAGGCAGCATTAAGTTCATGGACCGATGGGCTTAGAATCGAAATGGCTAAATATGGTGTTCAGGTGATTAGTTTTATTCCAG gTTCATTCACGACAGAGAGTAACATTATGGGGCGCCAGTTACAAAACGTTCAAGAGATGCACGAGAATTTTACTGAAGAGCAACACCAATTTTACAGCGACTATTTTAAACGTTACAACATATATCTGTCTTTCATAACACCCCCTCCTGAACCTCATAAAATTCAGGACGAGAAATTATTCAAGGTTTTCGAAAATACCCTACTGGACAAATACCCGGATACAGTCTACAAGCACGAACCTTTGAGGTACaaattttatcactttttattcaaattcagTCCAGTGCAACTGCGGGATTATTTTGTGACCAAATTTATGTTAATGCCCGAATATAAGAGCGATAATTTAAGCGAAGATGATTTTGAGGATTTGGGTGGCGATTGA